From the genome of Papaver somniferum cultivar HN1 chromosome 2, ASM357369v1, whole genome shotgun sequence, one region includes:
- the LOC113353124 gene encoding zinc finger CCCH domain-containing protein 39-like, with protein MSFPPSQFSPPFSTGNDAPMFWPQGSLVESEQQQSNFSEFPPFKKPRNFEETPSMNSFQNQGMGMNPFQNQGMMMNQRKMMMAPPQNPNQNPRLGKIFFKTRLCEKFKAGHCSYGDNCSYAHGVEDIREPPPNWQKIVASREEDQSTLQTGVNWEDDQRLISKLRLCRRFISGQECPYGDKCNFLHRPIGKCREELRFRESSSISIGTTGSPGNVATLSRPDQPYGDKHQFAADMHNYGGGHNELLTGSTATDLAKFIPDDAPNSDAAVVSSNKRVVFAKKCLLNWDTKKLSGIYADWIDPRSPTNVES; from the coding sequence ATGAGTTTTCCACCATCCCAATTCTCCCCACCCTTTTCAACTGGTAATGATGCACCAATGTTCTGGCCTCAAGGAAGTCTAGTTGAGAGTGAACAACAACAATCTAACTTTTCTGAATTTCCTCCTTTCAAGAAACCTAGAAATTTTGAAGAAACCCCTTCTAtgaattcttttcaaaatcagggtaTGGGTATGAATCCTTTTCAAAATCAGGGAATGATGATGAATCAAAGGAAGATGATGATGGCACCTCCACAAAACCCTAATCAAAACCCTCGTCTTGGCAAGATATTCTTCAAGACTCGTCTTTGTGAAAAGTTTAAAGCTGGTCATTGCTCATATGGTGATAACTGTAGTTATGCTCATGGTGTTGAAGATATTCGTGAACCACCGCCAAATTGGCAAAAAATTGTTGCATCCCGTGAAGAAGATCAGTCCACATTGCAAACTGGTGTTAATTGGGAAGATGATCAGAGACTGATCTCGAAATTAAGGCTTTGCAGGAGATTTATCAGTGGGCAAGAATGTCCATACGGAGATAAGTGTAATTTTCTTCATAGACCTATTGGTAAGTGTAGAGAAGAATTGAGGTTTAGAGAAAGCTCGTCGATAAGCATTGGTACTACAGGATCTCCAGGGAATGTTGCAACTTTAAGCAGACCTGACCAACCATACGGCGACAAACACCAGTTTGCTGCAGATATGCACAACTATGGTGGTGGCCATAATGAACTGTTAACAGGGAGCACGGCCACAGACTTGGCAAAGTTTATACCTGATGATGCTCCCAATAGTGATGCTGCAGTTGTTTCATCTAATAAGCGAGTGGTGTTTGCTAagaagtgtttgttgaattgggaCACAAAGAAGCTCAGCGGCATCTATGCCGATTGGATTGATCCGCGCTCGCCTACCAATGTCGAGAGCTGA